A part of Stegostoma tigrinum isolate sSteTig4 chromosome 6, sSteTig4.hap1, whole genome shotgun sequence genomic DNA contains:
- the LOC132209795 gene encoding histone H2B 1.2-like, whose amino-acid sequence MKKAPMKSRKERRKSRKESRSIHLYRVMKQIHPETGISSKAMSVRSSITYDIFQGGFLLGPLQQAQHLQFLGDLECHVPAAAKHTESAGIKAVTKSPRSK is encoded by the coding sequence atgaaaaaggcACCAATGAAAAGCCGCAAGGAAAGGAGAAAGTCCAGGAAAGAAAGTCGTAGCATCCACCTCTACAGAGTGATGAAGCAGATTCACCCTGAAACTGGCATCTCCTCTAAGGCCATGAGCGTCAGGAGCTCTATCACGTATGATATTTTCCAGGGAGGCTTTCTGCTTGGCCCATTGCAACAAGcgcagcatcttcagttcctggGAGATCTAGAGTGCCATGTGCCTGCTGCTGCCAAGCACACTGAGTCGGCGGGGATAAAGGCAGTGACCAAGTCCCCCAGATCCAAGTGA